The following are from one region of the Juglans regia cultivar Chandler chromosome 10, Walnut 2.0, whole genome shotgun sequence genome:
- the LOC108997833 gene encoding probable polyamine oxidase 5 — MVSKKPRIVIIGAGMAGLTAANKLYTTTGFKDMFELCVVEGGRRIGGRINTSEFGGDRIEMGATWIHGIGGSPLHQIAREIHALESEQPWECMDGCSEEPTTIAEGGFELNPSIVQPVTTLFKNLMDYAQGKMIEDSEGFDYSNLAAKVFKICTNNGGQEKLSVASFLRQGLNAYWVSKKDQGELKGYGNWSRRLLEEAIFGIHENIERTYTSAGNLLTLDYSAESEYRMFPGEEITIAKGYLNIIESLASVLPPGLVKLGRKVTRIEWQPEGHESSDKQNGHAARPVKLQFNDGSNMLADHVIVTVSLGVLKAGIREDSGMFNPPLPPFKSEAISRLGYGVVNKLFLQVECHDLSKFPFLQMVFHRPDSEFRHKKIPWWMRRTANLCPIYSNSSVLLSWFAGQEALELESLQDEQIIDGVSATLSSFLSQPYKQVNSNSHELCNGNGKSVENIHGNEVKVTKILRSRWGTDPLFLGSYSYVAVGSSGDDLDKMAEPLPKQSSAASPPPLQILFAGEATHRTHYSTTHGAYLSGLREANRLLQHYHCVGV; from the coding sequence ATGGTGTCCAAGAAGCCAAGAATTGTTATAATTGGAGCAGGAATGGCTGGACTTACAGCTGCAAATAAGCTCTACACTACCACTGGCTTTAAAGACATGTTTGAGCTGTGTGTTGTGGAAGGTGGGAGAAGAATTGGTGGCAGAATTAACACTTCTGAGTTTGGTGGTGACCGGATTGAGATGGGCGCAACTTGGATCCATGGCATTGGAGGCAGCCCACTTCACCAAATTGCTCGAGAAATCCATGCACTAGAGTCTGAGCAGCCATGGGAATGCATGGATGGGTGCTCTGAAGAGCCTACCACCATTGCTGAGGGCGGGTTTGAGCTAAATCCCTCTATTGTCCAGCCTGTGACAACCCTCTTCAAAAACCTGATGGATTATGCTCAGGGGAAGATGATTGAAGACAGTGAAGGATTTGATTACTCTAACCTTGCAGCCAAGGTTTTCAAGATTTGTACAAACAATGGTGGGCAAGAAAAGCTGAGTGTCGCTTCTTTTCTACGACAAGGCCTAAATGCTTATTGGGTTTCTAAAAAGGACCAGGGAGAGCTCAAAGGGTATGGTAACTGGAGCAGAAGGCTGCTTGAAGAAGCAATATTTGGAATTCATGAGAACATCGAGAGGACTTACACATCGGCTGGTAATCTTTTAACTTTAGATTATAGTGCAGAAAGCGAATATCGTATGTTTCCTGGTGAAGAAATCACCATTGCCAAAGGCTACTTGAACATTATCGAATCTCTAGCTTCTGTTCTACCACCCGGTTTAGTCAAATTAGGCCGAAAGGTCACCAGAATTGAATGGCAGCCCGAAGGCCATGAATCATCAGACAAGCAAAATGGTCATGCTGCTAGGCCCGTGAAGCTGCAGTTCAATGATGGCTCGAATATGTTGGCTGATCATGTTATTGTCACGGTTTCATTGGGAGTACTTAAAGCCGGAATTCGTGAAGATTCAGGTATGTTCAACCCTCCCCTGCCTCCATTTAAGTCTGAGGCCATATCAAGGCTCGGTTATGGTGTTGTCAACAAGTTGTTTCTGCAAGTGGAGTGCCATGATTTGAGCAAGTTTCCATTTCTCCAAATGGTTTTCCATCGTCCCGACTCGGAATTCCGGCATAAAAAGATACCCTGGTGGATGAGGAGGACAGCTAATCTGTGCCCAATTTACAGCAATTCGAGTGTCCTGCTATCTTGGTTTGCAGGGCAAGAAGCATTAGAGCTTGAATCACTTCAAGATGAACAGATCATTGATGGGGTTTCAGCAACACTTTCTAGCTTTCTATCACAACCCTACAAGCAAGTGAACTCAAACTCCCATGAACTATGCAATGGGAATGGGAAATCTGTGGAAAACATCCATGGAAATGAAGTGAAAGTCACAAAGATATTGAGAAGCCGATGGGGTACTGATCCTTTATTCTTGGGATCTTATAGTTATGTTGCGGTTGGGTCAAGTGGCGATGATTTGGATAAGATGGCTGAGCCATTGCCAAAACAAAGCAGTGCTGCTTCCCCTCCACCACTTCAAATTCTGTTTGCAGGAGAGGCAACGCATAGAACCCACTATTCTACAACTCATGGAGCTTACTTAAGTGGTCTTAGGGAGGCCAATAGGCTTCTTCAACATTATCACTGTGTTGGGGTTTAG